In Camelina sativa cultivar DH55 chromosome 16, Cs, whole genome shotgun sequence, a single window of DNA contains:
- the LOC104750842 gene encoding uncharacterized protein LOC104750842, with protein MEFFNQAKAVRMRNVHDKYLAADEDEETVTQDRNGSDKRARWTVEPVRGSFEVIRLKSCYGNYLTASNERFLLGATGRKVVLSKPSRLDSSVEWEPAREGSKMTLKTRYGNLLRANGGLPPWRNSVTHDTAHVSDSFLWDVDVVEILVGTATPTPTPAPVSTPPPHRRPSYSPVSRSSSEKSEEELAVSPPKSEGRIIYYHIADEEGHVEDESAVGYALTFKGNSVEQLTQALQEETSIDDFVVCTRNPLNGKLFPIRLQLPPNSGKMHVVLVPSSSS; from the exons ATGGAGTTTTTCAATCAAGCTAAAGCCGTAAGGATGCGTAACGTCCATGATAAGTATCTAGCGGCGGACGAGGACGAGGAGACGGTGACTCAAGACAGGAATGGTTCCGACAAGAGAGCTAGATGGACCGTCGAGCCGGTTCGTGGTTCCTTTGAAGTGATTCGTTTGAAGAGTTGCTACGGTAATTACCTCACCGCTTCGAATGAGCGGTTCTTGCTCGGTGCCACTGGGCGTAAAGTGGTATTGTCGAAACCGAGTCGTCTCGACTCGTCTGTGGAGTGGGAGCCGGCCAGAGAAGGATCCAAAATGACGCTCAAGACGAGATACGGTAACTTGCTTCGAGCCAATGGTGGGCTTCCTCCGTGGCGTAACTCTGTCACTCATGACACTGCTCACGTATCGGACTCTTTCTTGTGGGATGTTGATGTCGTCGAGATTTTAGTGGGAACAGCGACTCCTACCCCAACTCCAGCTCCGGTGTCAACACCTCCACCGCATAGGAGACCATCGTATTCTCCAGTTTCTAGATCATCTTCAGAAAAATCCGAGGAAGAG TTGGCCGTGTCGCCGCCGAAATCTGAAGGAAGGATCATTTATTATCACATCGCGGACGAAGAAGGACATGTGGAGGACGAGTCGGCCGTTGGATACGCTTTGACTTTCAAAGGAAACAGCGTTGAGCAGTTGACGCAGGCGCTTCAAGAAGAGACTAGCATCGATGATTTTGTCGTGTGTACACGCAATCCTTTAAACGGCAAGCTGTTTCCAATTCGTTTGCAACTTCCGCCAAATAGCGGAAAAATGCATGTCGTTTTAGTACCTTCTAGTAGTTCTTAA
- the LOC104750843 gene encoding uncharacterized protein LOC104750843, whose amino-acid sequence MELFAKGTAVRLRSSHEKYIYAVDDEKTVRQSSDGTSRQSIWTVEMVPRKPKFIRLKSCYGKYLTASESSFLLGMTGARVIQTPPFRQAEHESDWEPIRDESAVKLMSWNEKYLRGNGGSPPWKNSVTCDREPHIPATKKWILWSVELVENPEKVSFAARFVSPASSFNYSVSDDGSPPVQKLPTYGSSETSGSDPGSVTSSKLMFTPSMSGKLSPKPTERKHSKKLVVENVTAMEIFRGAKSVRLRSSAHEKYLMADDDEESVVMGKNGSSKEARWRVELVPGSEKAIRLKSCHGGYLTASNERLMLGATGHKVVQSRRIRADEPAGEWEPVKEGLKVKLRSRNGGKYLRANGGMPPWRNTVTHDSPHSSVTQSSVVWDVDVVEIHGTG is encoded by the exons atggagCTGTTCGCCAAAGGTACGGCCGTTAGATTACGGAGCAGTCACGAGAAATACATCTACGCCGTCGACGACGAAAAAACCGTCCGTCAAAGCTCCGACGGAACCTCAAGGCAATCTATATGGACGGTGGAGATGGTCCCTCGTAAACCCAAATTCATACGTCTCAAGAGCTGCTACGGCAAGTATCTAACGGCGAGCGAGTCGTCGTTTCTTCTCGGGATGACCGGCGCGAGAGTCATCCAAACGCCGCCGTTTCGTCAGGCGGAGCACGAGAGCGACTGGGAGCCGATACGAGACGAGTCAGCGGTTAAACTTATGTCGTGGAACGAAAAATATCTGCGCGGGAACGGAGGATCTCCGCCGTGGAAAAACTCCGTGACGTGCGATCGTGAGCCGCACATACCGGCGACCAAGAAATGGATCTTGTGGTCCGTTGAGCTCGTTGAGAACCCAGAGAAAGTTTCGTTTGCCGCTCGTTTCGTGTCCCCGGCTTCGAGTTTCAACTATTCGGTCTCTGATGACGGGTCACCACCGGTTCAGAAATTACCGACTTATGGATCTTCTGAAACTAGCGGGTCGGATCCTGGGTCGGTTACTTCTTCGAAACTTATGTTTACTCCGTCAATGTCGGGTAAATTGTCCCCAAAACCAACCGAG AGGAAACATTCGAAAAAGTTAGTCGTAGAAAATGTAACAGCGATGGAAATATTTCGGGGTGCGAAGTCGGTACGATTACGAAGCAGTGCACATGAGAAATATTTGATGGCTGATGACGATGAAGAGAGTGTGGTGATGGGAAAAAACGGATCTTCTAAGGAGGCTCGATGGAGAGTTGAGTTGGTACCGGGATCCGAAAAGGCGATCCGGTTAAAGAGCTGCCACGGTGGATACTTGACGGCGTCGAATGAGAGGTTGATGTTGGGAGCGACGGGGCATAAAGTGGTGCAGTCGAGGAGGATACGAGCGGACGAGCCAGCGGGGGAGTGGGAGCCGGTTAAAGAAGGTTTAAAGGTGAAGCTAAGGAGTAGAAACGGCGGGAAATATCTAAGAGCCAATGGGGGAATGCCACCTTGGAGGAATACGGTTACTCATGATTCACCGCACTCGAGTGTTACGCAGAGTTCGGTGGTTTGGGATGTTGATGTGGTCGAGATTCATGGGACCGGTTGA
- the LOC104750841 gene encoding thioredoxin H8 → MGANVSSPDQKFHQVTHLRSMKPSWTPQPESTYPFKANSPAGIVEIKNKNQWKSRLNALKDTNKLLVIEFTAKWCGPCKSLEPKLEELAAKYTDVEFVKIDVDVLMSVWMEYNLNALPAIVFMKRGRELDRVVGVKVDEIERKLHKYTQSF, encoded by the exons ATGGGTGCTAACGTTTCTTCTCCAGACCAGAAGTTCCATCAGGTAACTCACTTGCGTTCCATGAAGCCATCATGGACACCTCAACCTGAGAGTACTTATCCTTTCAAAGCCAACAGTCCAGCTGGTATTGTGGAgataaaaaacaagaatcagtGGAAATCTCGGCTCAACGCTCTCAAAGATACCAACAAGCTG ctGGTGATCGAGTTCACAGCCAAATGGTGCGGACCGTGTAAATCCCTTGAACCAAAGCTTGAAGAGTTGGCAGCTAAGTACACTGATGTTGAGTTCGTGAAGATTGATGTCGATGTGTTAATG AGCGTGTGGATGGAGTACAACCTTAACGCTTTGCCTGCGATTGTATTCATGAAGAGAGGCAGAGAACTAGACAGGGTTGTGGGTGTGAAGGTTGATGAGATAGAGAGGAAGCTCCACAAGTACACTCAATCCTTCTGA
- the LOC104750844 gene encoding LEAF RUST 10 DISEASE-RESISTANCE LOCUS RECEPTOR-LIKE PROTEIN KINASE-like 1.5 has protein sequence MSQPPSSSSSSSSSSSSYSWRCFSLLIFVLTIVNPSSASTSSCSSSIHCPPFNSSPPYPFSTSPGCGHPNFQIQCASPRATITIKNLTFSILHYSSLSSSLTLSPITNSNRTSNCSSLRFSSSPNRFIDLTGSPFRVSDSSCSRLSLLRPCSPLTLPNCSRCPWDCKLLKNPGRILHGCESTHGSLSEQGCQGDLLGFLQDFFTRFGFEAEWDESQDPYFAKCRDCHQIKNGGVCGFNSTHPNQEFLCFPKNKSRSELVTKRVNHIAVLSLIFALTCLLLAFSVAVAIFRSRRASFLSSVNEEDPAALFLRRHRSASLLPPVFTFEELETATNKFDPKRKIGDGGFGSVYLGQLSDGQLLAVKFLHHHHGATAAATEHCKAFSMKSFCNEILILSSINHPNLVKLHGYCSDPRGLLLVHDYVTNGTLADHLHGRRSKMTWRVRLDIALQTALAMEYLHFAIVPSVVHRDITSSNIFVEKDMKIKVGDFGLSRLLVFSETTVNSASSSDYVCTGPQGTPGYLDPDYHRSFRLTEKSDVYSYGVVLMELITGMKAVDQRREKRDMALADLVVSKIQMGLLDQVIDPLLALDGDDVAAVTDGFGVAAVAELAFRCVAADKDDRPDAKEIVEELRRIRSHTRVTEDDDVGED, from the coding sequence atgTCTCAAccaccgtcttcttcttcttcttcttcttcttcttcttcttcttattcatgGCGGTGCTTCTCTTTACTCATCTTTGTTCTCACCATTGTTAACCCTTCCTCTGCATCTACTTCATCATGTTCTTCTTCAATTCATTGCCCACCGTTTAACTCCTCACCACCGTACCCATTCTCAACTTCACCAGGATGTGGCCACCCTAACTTCCAGATCCAATGCGCTTCTCCACGCGCCACCATCACAATCAAAAACCTCACTTTCTCCATCCTCCAttactcatctctctcttcttctctaacccTCTCTCCCATTACAAACTCTAATCGGACCTCAAACTGCTCTTCACTCCGGTTCTCCTCCTCACCAAACCGGTTCATCGACCTAACCGGTTCACCTTTCAGAGTCTCCGACTCTTCTTGCTCTCGTCTCTCACTTCTCCGTCCTTGCTCTCCTTTGACGCTCCCTAACTGTTCTCGTTGTCCTTGGGACTGTAAACTCTTGAAGAATCCGGGTCGGATCCTCCACGGTTGCGAATCGACCCACGGGTCGTTATCTGAACAAGGCTGCCAAGGAGATCTTCTTGGCTTTCTCCAAGACTTCTTCACTAGATTCGGATTTGAAGCTGAATGGGACGAGTCTCAAGATCCGTACTTTGCTAAATGCAGAGACTGTCATCAAATCAAGAACGGTGGTGTTTGCGGGTTTAATTCGACCCACCCGAATCAAGAATTCCTCTGTTttcccaaaaacaaatcaagatcCGAATTAGTAACTAAAAGAGTCAATCACATCGCTGTCTTGTCTCTTATCTTCGCTCTGACTTGTCTCCTACTTGCTTTCTCCGTCGCCGTAGCAATCTTCCGATCAAGAAGAGCGAGTTTTTTGTCCTCAGTCAACGAAGAAGACCCGGCTGCTCTGTTCCTCCGCCGTCACCGCTCCGCCTCTCTTCTCCCACCGGTCTTCACCTTCGAAGAACTCGAAACCGCCACCAACAAATTCGACCCTAAGCGCAAAATTGGCGACGGTGGTTTCGGTTCTGTTTATTTAGGCCAACTCAGCGACGGACAACTCCTCGCCGTTAAGTTCCTCCACCATCACCACGGCGCAACCGCCGCCGCCACCGAGCATTGCAAAGCGTTCTCGATGAAGTCATTCTGTAATGAGATCTTAATCCTCTCTTCAATCAACCATCCTAACCTCGTTAAGCTCCATGGCTATTGCTCTGACCCGAGAGGGCTTCTTCTTGTTCACGATTACGTCACTAACGGCACACTCGCTGACCATCTCCACGGCCGGAGATCGAAGATGACGTGGCGTGTAAGGTTAGATATTGCTTTACAGACAGCTTTAGCTATGGAGTATCTTCACTTCGCCATTGTTCCATCGGTTGTTCATAGAGACATAACTTCGTCTAATATCTTCGTCGAGAAGGATATGAAGATCAAAGTTGGAGACTTTGGTCTCTCTAGGCTTTTGGTGTTCTCGGAGACGACGGTGAACTCTGCTTCTTCGTCTGATTACGTTTGTACCGGACCACAGGGTACTCCCGGTTATTTAGACCCGGATTATCACCGGTCTTTTCGGTTAACGGAGAAGAGTGACGTGTACAGTTACGGTGTCGTTTTGATGGAGTTGATTACGGGGATGAAAGCGGTTGACCAACGTCGTGAGAAGAGAGATATGGCATTGGCGGATCTTGTTGTATCCAAGATCCAGATGGGTCTTTTGGATCAGGTGATCGACCCGTTGCTTGCCTTAGACGGCGATGATGTGGCGGCGGTGACTGACGGGTTTGGTGTTGCGGCGGTTGCTGAGTTGGCGTTCCGGTGCGTTGCGGCGGATAAGGATGATCGTCCGGACGCTAAGGAGATTGTTGAGGAGCTTAGGAGGATTAGGAGCCATACACGTGTGACGGAAGATGATGACGTGGGGGAAGATTGA